A window of Sulfurimonas gotlandica GD1 contains these coding sequences:
- a CDS encoding FKBP-type peptidyl-prolyl cis-trans isomerase, producing MAIEANQIVSIEYEVRDGEAVVDSNVGGSPLVFMFGKGQIIPGLETGIVNMAIGEKGDVLVKAEDAYGTHNPDAKQEVPKDQFAGIDLEVGMTLYGQGEDGGTVQVVVKEIGEETVIIDFNHPLAGKDLMFTVTVNNVRDASAEEAMTGIPAENQQDDECCGTGGGTGCGCN from the coding sequence ATGGCAATAGAAGCAAATCAAATCGTATCAATAGAGTATGAAGTTCGTGATGGAGAGGCTGTAGTAGACAGCAATGTAGGTGGATCACCTTTAGTATTTATGTTTGGTAAGGGTCAAATTATTCCAGGTTTAGAAACTGGAATTGTTAACATGGCAATTGGTGAAAAAGGCGATGTTTTAGTTAAAGCTGAAGATGCTTATGGAACTCATAATCCAGATGCTAAACAAGAAGTTCCTAAAGACCAATTTGCTGGAATTGACTTAGAAGTTGGAATGACTCTTTATGGTCAAGGTGAAGATGGTGGAACAGTTCAAGTTGTTGTAAAAGAGATAGGTGAAGAGACTGTAATAATTGATTTCAATCACCCCCTTGCAGGCAAAGATTTAATGTTCACAGTTACTGTAAACAATGTTAGAGATGCATCTGCTGAAGAAGCAATGACAGGTATTCCTGCTGAGAATCAACAAGACGATGAGTGTTGTGGTACAGGTGGTGGCACTGGTTGTGGATGCAACTAG
- a CDS encoding Fis family transcriptional regulator, with product MDATSFITASEPSAQAFKTATLLKTLSVNSLISGEVGVGKKTLARYILPDAIIIEASDFDELLSTLESVNEIIIINLENSPNIKRVVDAINVNSVRVVATSKSSFSNEYIDEIFSVKFDIPPLRDRLEDVEELVVMFINEASSLFCSNTKFNTKNFTPDLSQNSNSLKRQVMIHSLLQDIKDVELMDIVENYLVDKLGSQSDYRNFLHLYEVPLIKAGLSRFKSQLQLSDKLGLNRNTLRKKIADNKEYL from the coding sequence GTGGATGCAACTAGTTTCATAACTGCTTCTGAGCCTTCGGCTCAAGCATTTAAAACAGCAACACTTTTGAAAACACTTAGTGTAAACTCTCTGATTTCTGGAGAAGTTGGTGTCGGTAAGAAAACTCTTGCTCGCTATATACTTCCAGACGCCATTATAATAGAGGCTTCTGATTTTGATGAATTACTTAGTACACTTGAAAGTGTAAATGAAATAATTATTATCAATTTAGAAAATTCTCCAAATATTAAGAGGGTTGTAGATGCTATTAATGTTAACTCTGTTAGGGTTGTGGCAACATCTAAAAGCTCTTTTTCCAATGAATATATAGATGAGATTTTTAGTGTTAAATTTGATATTCCACCTCTTCGTGATAGATTAGAAGATGTAGAAGAGTTAGTTGTGATGTTTATCAATGAAGCATCTTCTTTGTTTTGTAGTAATACTAAATTTAATACTAAAAATTTTACTCCTGACTTATCTCAAAATTCAAATTCACTTAAAAGACAAGTGATGATTCACTCTTTGTTACAAGATATTAAAGATGTAGAATTAATGGATATAGTTGAGAATTATTTAGTTGATAAACTTGGTTCACAAAGTGACTATAGAAACTTTTTGCATCTATATGAAGTACCACTTATAAAAGCTGGTCTCAGTAGATTTAAATCACAACTTCAATTATCGGATAAGTTAGGTTTAAATAGAAATACACTTAGAAAAAAAATTGCGGATAACAAAGAATATTTATAA
- the fabD gene encoding ACP S-malonyltransferase produces the protein MNKIAMIFAGQGSQAVGMGQDFYENSDIAKEMFAKAGERIGVDFKEIIFEENEKLAQTAYTQPAILLVQMVAYRLFKEACPKIEATLFLGHSLGEFSALCASGAIDYIDAVELVHNRGAFMQSACDEIEAGMMAIVGLDDASVESICSAAQSEGKKVWPANYNQDGQLVVAGMKADLASLEQTFKDAGAKRALLLNMSVASHCDILAPAQEPLADMMKTMIKDEFSAPIISNVTTLPYSTKDEAVSLLKDQLVKPVKYKQSILAIAGDVDIAIEFGNGVTLKGLNRRIAQELITLNISDMASLEKVAEEICN, from the coding sequence ATGAATAAAATAGCAATGATATTTGCAGGACAGGGTAGTCAAGCAGTAGGTATGGGTCAGGACTTTTATGAAAATTCAGATATAGCAAAAGAGATGTTTGCAAAAGCTGGTGAAAGAATTGGTGTTGATTTTAAAGAAATTATTTTTGAAGAAAATGAAAAACTAGCTCAAACAGCTTATACACAACCGGCTATACTTCTTGTCCAAATGGTAGCTTATCGTCTTTTTAAAGAAGCTTGTCCAAAGATTGAAGCAACACTTTTCTTAGGTCATTCACTTGGGGAATTTTCGGCTTTATGTGCTAGTGGAGCAATAGACTATATTGATGCGGTTGAATTGGTTCATAATCGTGGCGCATTCATGCAGAGTGCTTGTGATGAAATTGAAGCTGGTATGATGGCAATTGTTGGTTTAGACGATGCTAGTGTTGAATCTATCTGTTCTGCCGCACAATCTGAGGGTAAAAAAGTTTGGCCTGCAAACTATAATCAGGATGGGCAACTTGTAGTTGCCGGTATGAAAGCAGATTTGGCTTCACTAGAACAAACTTTCAAAGATGCTGGTGCAAAAAGAGCACTTCTTCTTAATATGTCTGTAGCATCTCACTGTGACATCTTAGCTCCTGCACAAGAGCCTTTAGCTGATATGATGAAGACAATGATTAAAGATGAGTTCAGTGCACCTATTATTTCAAACGTAACAACTTTACCTTATAGTACAAAAGATGAAGCTGTATCACTGCTAAAAGATCAATTAGTAAAACCAGTAAAATATAAACAATCAATATTAGCAATTGCAGGCGATGTTGACATAGCTATTGAATTTGGAAATGGTGTTACTCTTAAAGGCTTAAACCGTAGAATTGCTCAAGAATTAATTACACTTAATATATCAGATATGGCTAGTTTAGAAAAAGTTGCAGAGGAAATATGTAACTAA
- a CDS encoding nitrilase-related carbon-nitrogen hydrolase, translating into MRVTLAQTSPKLNRSNLDYICKTIEEFKDKSDLIVFCELSLNGYLLQDKLYEDAWNKDELSLLEDLSSEIDIVVGGAMKDKEAFRNAALYFSKGKLLSQHNKVHLPNYGMFEEARYFKAGEIFESFTSQFGKTSMLVCEDLWHDSVHHDLIKENPDLIIALVASPARGFTEEGLVIENKWYSIIKTVASECSAELIFVNRVGFEDGLGFWGGSCIVEKNGSIRHQLPRYETIIKTFDI; encoded by the coding sequence ATGAGAGTTACACTTGCTCAAACATCACCTAAATTAAATCGTTCTAATTTAGATTATATCTGTAAGACTATAGAAGAATTTAAAGATAAGAGTGATTTAATAGTATTTTGTGAATTATCCCTAAATGGTTATTTGTTGCAAGATAAACTATACGAAGATGCATGGAATAAGGATGAGCTTAGTTTATTAGAAGATTTAAGCAGTGAGATAGACATTGTAGTTGGGGGTGCTATGAAAGATAAAGAAGCATTTAGGAATGCAGCTTTATATTTTTCAAAAGGCAAACTTCTAAGTCAACATAATAAAGTTCATCTTCCAAATTATGGGATGTTTGAAGAGGCTAGATACTTTAAAGCCGGTGAAATATTTGAAAGCTTTACTAGTCAGTTTGGTAAGACTTCAATGTTGGTTTGTGAAGATCTATGGCATGACTCTGTTCATCATGATTTAATAAAAGAAAACCCAGATTTAATAATTGCACTAGTGGCATCACCTGCTCGTGGTTTTACAGAAGAAGGTTTAGTCATAGAAAATAAATGGTACTCTATAATTAAAACCGTAGCTTCAGAATGTAGTGCAGAATTGATTTTCGTAAATAGAGTTGGGTTTGAAGACGGACTTGGGTTTTGGGGTGGAAGTTGTATAGTAGAAAAGAATGGTAGTATTAGACACCAACTACCGCGTTATGAAACAATAATAAAAACATTTGACATATAA
- a CDS encoding 5'-methylthioadenosine/adenosylhomocysteine nucleosidase gives MKIAIMGAMPEEVAPILEKLGTYKTTKYADNEYYEASYKGVDIVVAYSKIGKVFSTLTATTMIQHFNCDKLLFSGVAGGINPSLKIGDLIVATKLSQHDLDITAFGHPMGFVPGGSVFVEADQGLIELSKEVAKELGKTVQEGIIATGDQFVHDEKVKENIVKHFNADALEMEGGSVAVVCKSLNVPFFILRAISDTADTDASFSFDEFMESSAIISAEFIMKMVDKVITK, from the coding sequence ATGAAAATAGCAATAATGGGTGCAATGCCAGAAGAAGTGGCTCCAATATTAGAAAAATTAGGAACATATAAAACAACAAAATATGCAGATAATGAATATTATGAAGCCTCATATAAAGGCGTTGATATAGTTGTAGCTTACTCTAAAATAGGTAAAGTGTTTTCAACATTAACAGCTACTACAATGATTCAGCATTTTAATTGCGACAAACTACTTTTTAGTGGTGTAGCTGGTGGCATAAATCCAAGTCTAAAAATTGGAGATTTAATAGTAGCGACAAAATTATCTCAGCATGATTTGGATATTACCGCATTTGGACACCCTATGGGCTTCGTTCCAGGTGGTAGTGTATTTGTTGAAGCAGATCAGGGATTAATTGAACTCTCAAAAGAGGTTGCAAAAGAGTTAGGTAAAACTGTGCAAGAAGGTATTATCGCTACTGGTGACCAATTTGTGCATGATGAAAAAGTTAAAGAGAATATTGTAAAGCATTTTAATGCTGATGCTTTAGAGATGGAAGGTGGATCTGTAGCAGTTGTTTGTAAATCTTTAAATGTTCCATTCTTTATTCTTCGTGCTATTAGTGATACTGCAGATACAGATGCCAGTTTTTCATTTGATGAGTTTATGGAATCGAGCGCGATTATATCAGCTGAGTTTATTATGAAAATGGTAGATAAGGTAATTACAAAATAA
- a CDS encoding tRNA 2-thiocytidine(32) synthetase TtcA — MKRICPSKKIMSKLGKTNAEFGLIEEGDKILVGLSGGKDSLTMIHAMKEQQHRAPFKFEFIAVTVGYGMGENFDNLAKHCKEYDIPYIVHDTKIYDLAEEKIRKNSSFCSFFSRMRRGTLYGIAEEQGCNKLALGHHMDDAAESFFMNFIYNGQMRSLAPKYRAENGLIIIRPLIQMRERQLSAFVLDNDIAAIGDEACPAMRFDVKMPHARANMKEMLSKMEKEFPSLFTSLNAAFKNISVDSFFDKEKFNI, encoded by the coding sequence ATGAAAAGAATTTGCCCATCTAAAAAAATCATGTCTAAACTAGGTAAAACTAATGCTGAGTTTGGCCTTATAGAAGAGGGCGATAAAATCTTAGTCGGACTAAGTGGCGGTAAAGACTCTTTAACAATGATTCATGCTATGAAAGAGCAACAGCATCGTGCTCCTTTTAAATTTGAGTTTATAGCTGTAACAGTTGGTTATGGCATGGGTGAGAACTTTGATAACTTAGCCAAACACTGTAAAGAATATGATATACCTTATATTGTCCACGATACTAAAATATATGATTTAGCAGAAGAAAAAATTAGAAAAAACTCATCATTTTGTAGCTTTTTTTCAAGAATGAGAAGAGGAACACTTTATGGTATAGCTGAAGAACAAGGATGCAATAAACTTGCCCTTGGACATCATATGGATGATGCTGCAGAGAGCTTTTTCATGAACTTTATTTATAATGGTCAGATGCGGTCTCTTGCTCCAAAATATAGAGCAGAAAATGGTTTAATAATAATTCGTCCTCTTATCCAGATGAGAGAGCGTCAACTATCCGCTTTTGTACTTGATAATGATATAGCTGCAATTGGTGATGAAGCTTGCCCGGCTATGCGTTTTGATGTTAAAATGCCACACGCACGAGCGAATATGAAAGAGATGCTATCTAAGATGGAGAAAGAGTTTCCATCGCTCTTTACCTCGCTAAATGCGGCATTTAAGAATATTTCTGTTGATAGTTTTTTTGATAAAGAGAAGTTTAATATTTAG
- a CDS encoding YebC/PmpR family DNA-binding transcriptional regulator produces the protein MGRAFEYRKASKMKRWGAMSKLFPKLGKIITMAAKEGSNDPDMNSKLRTAILNAKAENMPKDNIEAAIKRASAKDTASMLEVNFEGKAPHGVLLFIECMTDNNTRTVANVKNILTKHGGELLTNGSLEFMFDRKAVIEFSLKDDMDIEELELELIDAGLEDIEAEDDVCLVTGDYTSFGSLTEALESMDIEITKANLERMANTPVNITEKQQADIDKILERLEDDEDVQKVFTNLA, from the coding sequence ATGGGTAGAGCCTTTGAATATAGAAAAGCATCAAAAATGAAAAGATGGGGAGCAATGTCAAAATTGTTTCCAAAACTTGGCAAAATTATTACTATGGCAGCAAAAGAGGGAAGTAATGATCCTGATATGAACTCTAAACTTCGTACTGCAATATTAAATGCTAAAGCTGAAAATATGCCAAAAGATAATATTGAAGCAGCAATAAAAAGAGCTTCAGCAAAAGACACTGCAAGTATGCTAGAAGTCAATTTTGAAGGGAAAGCTCCTCACGGTGTTTTGCTTTTTATTGAGTGTATGACTGATAATAATACTAGAACCGTTGCAAATGTTAAAAATATACTTACAAAGCATGGTGGAGAATTACTAACTAATGGTTCATTAGAGTTTATGTTTGATAGAAAAGCAGTTATTGAGTTTTCTTTAAAAGATGATATGGATATTGAAGAACTAGAATTAGAATTAATTGATGCAGGACTTGAAGACATAGAAGCAGAAGATGATGTATGTTTGGTCACTGGTGATTATACTAGTTTTGGATCACTAACTGAGGCTCTAGAGAGTATGGATATTGAAATAACTAAGGCTAACTTAGAAAGAATGGCTAATACCCCTGTAAACATTACTGAAAAGCAACAAGCAGATATCGACAAAATACTAGAAAGATTAGAAGATGATGAAGATGTGCAAAAGGTTTTTACAAATCTAGCATAA
- a CDS encoding YigZ family protein gives MKFINTVYTNTLEVKQSKFIAFLTPYTLFQETLDKLKQEHTKARHFVVAYRYLNEFNQIVEHSSDDGEPKGTSGKPSLFVLQGTDMINSAVIIVRYFGGTKLGTGGLVRAYSDAVNLVIDESTLLEYKQEIEVKIYFEYSNIRIVEYECEVFDVQIVDKFFDIGTIYILKASKVIMEEFLTKLDRLVKIVE, from the coding sequence ATGAAGTTTATTAACACAGTATATACAAATACTCTTGAGGTTAAGCAATCAAAATTTATTGCTTTCCTCACTCCTTACACTCTATTCCAAGAAACACTTGATAAATTAAAACAAGAGCACACTAAAGCCAGACATTTTGTTGTTGCGTATAGATACTTAAATGAGTTTAATCAAATTGTAGAGCATTCAAGTGATGATGGTGAGCCAAAAGGTACATCTGGAAAACCGTCATTGTTCGTTCTGCAAGGCACAGATATGATAAATAGTGCAGTAATTATAGTTAGATATTTCGGTGGCACTAAACTTGGTACTGGTGGTCTTGTTCGTGCTTATAGTGATGCAGTAAATTTAGTTATAGATGAATCTACTCTTTTAGAATACAAGCAAGAGATAGAGGTGAAAATATATTTTGAATATTCAAATATTAGAATAGTAGAATATGAGTGTGAAGTATTTGATGTGCAAATAGTTGATAAATTTTTTGATATTGGGACTATATATATACTAAAAGCAAGTAAAGTGATAATGGAAGAGTTTTTAACTAAGCTTGACAGGTTGGTAAAGATCGTAGAGTAG
- a CDS encoding type II secretion system F family protein yields the protein MKYFIVTILTKGKREEIPLYAKDRKEANEYAKLKHSGIIIKVVEGKEPLEAQLKRFKANFFQNIKKRKIKPDALIAAVRQLAVMTNAGISIHDSLSEIAASTDDQALKHVFGRLADDINAGHALSSSMENFRFELGNLSIAMVQLGEKTGNLDEALYSLADMLEEIRANIIKFKKAMAYPRNVMIAMAIAFTILISYVVPQFKDIFESLNAELPMPTQILLTLEHLFNNYGLYVLAILFLAFTTFKYLINNYRHIRFGWHKFLLRTYLINNIIKFSTLSRFTLVFAELVRAGIPIAEALDTSIAMIDNLPLKLKLSSVRMTVEKGGTLNTGLAETKLFENMIIQMVRAGEDSGTLDTMIKKVAEYYKMRFDAIIDGLSEAIEPIMLLIIASMVILLALGIFLPMWDMGNAVQGR from the coding sequence ATGAAATATTTTATTGTAACGATTCTTACAAAAGGTAAGAGAGAAGAGATACCGCTTTATGCAAAAGATAGAAAAGAAGCAAATGAGTACGCCAAACTAAAGCATTCTGGAATAATTATTAAAGTAGTCGAGGGGAAAGAACCTCTTGAGGCACAACTAAAAAGATTTAAAGCAAACTTTTTTCAAAATATCAAAAAAAGAAAGATTAAGCCAGATGCACTTATTGCTGCTGTTAGACAACTAGCTGTAATGACTAATGCTGGTATTTCCATCCATGATTCACTTAGTGAAATTGCTGCTTCAACAGATGATCAAGCTCTTAAACATGTATTTGGCAGACTAGCAGACGATATCAATGCTGGTCATGCACTATCTTCATCAATGGAAAATTTTCGTTTTGAACTTGGGAACCTTTCAATTGCCATGGTTCAACTTGGTGAAAAGACAGGTAACCTAGATGAAGCCTTATACTCACTTGCTGATATGCTTGAAGAGATTCGCGCGAATATAATTAAATTTAAAAAAGCAATGGCATATCCTAGAAATGTTATGATAGCAATGGCAATAGCTTTTACAATTCTCATATCTTATGTTGTTCCACAATTTAAAGATATCTTTGAATCTCTTAATGCAGAGCTTCCAATGCCTACTCAAATACTACTGACATTAGAACATCTATTTAATAATTATGGTCTATATGTTTTAGCTATTTTATTCTTAGCCTTTACGACATTTAAATATTTAATAAATAATTATAGACATATAAGATTTGGATGGCATAAGTTTTTACTTAGGACATATCTTATAAATAATATTATAAAGTTTTCTACCCTTAGTCGTTTTACCTTAGTTTTTGCAGAGCTTGTTCGTGCAGGTATTCCAATTGCTGAAGCACTTGATACATCTATTGCTATGATTGACAATCTACCTCTTAAACTAAAACTATCGTCAGTAAGAATGACTGTTGAAAAAGGTGGAACATTAAATACTGGACTTGCAGAAACAAAACTTTTTGAAAATATGATTATTCAAATGGTCAGAGCCGGTGAAGACAGTGGTACACTAGATACAATGATAAAAAAAGTTGCAGAATACTATAAAATGAGATTTGACGCTATTATCGATGGTCTATCTGAAGCGATAGAACCAATAATGCTATTAATCATAGCATCTATGGTAATTCTTTTAGCTCTTGGTATATTCTTACCAATGTGGGATATGGGGAATGCTGTTCAAGGTAGGTAG
- a CDS encoding GspE/PulE family protein, whose amino-acid sequence MDRITNDLLANGSIMQGQVDRLLSKGLSSDLILRDITLSGFMTMDRLIRFIVEQIRNGVYELSIIDNYDYIDEKEVLQKLSKDLELSFLDLDAIDMDYHLTSQVPLAQLKRYLSLPISQDDMYVTIAFSDPLNIEAQEAIQRLFPRKIVKIATASKKQIQSYLFKVELKDSVKGLVKKIRDELNSINSIEEQQEASSILLLIDVILKACIRGRASDIHIEPTEKNCVVRARVDGKLAEIFIFEKDIYPPLASRLKLLANLDIAEKRKPQDGRFSTAVGTREFDFRISTLPILYGESIVMRILDKEKALVKLEDAGMDTLSYNKLLKGLKEPFGIILVTGPTGSGKTTTLYGALNELRNVEDKVITVEDPVEYRMNLIQQVQVNQKVGLSFADALRSILRQDPDKIMIGEIRDQETLEIAIKAALTGHMVISTLHTNDSISAIPRMVDMGIENYLISGALVAIQAQRLVRKICSKCKAVEKVPASILEELEKFIPENAIFYHGQGCKECNDTGYMGREMICEVLNVTEELSSLIAKGAPKDAMLSQAIKDGFVGIFENGIQKALDGVTSIEEVLRVAKG is encoded by the coding sequence ATGGATAGAATAACTAATGACCTGCTTGCCAATGGGTCAATCATGCAAGGCCAAGTTGACAGGCTCTTATCAAAAGGCTTAAGTTCAGATTTAATATTGAGAGATATCACACTGTCTGGCTTTATGACTATGGATAGGTTAATTCGTTTTATTGTTGAACAAATAAGAAATGGTGTTTACGAACTCTCAATAATTGATAATTATGACTACATTGATGAAAAAGAAGTTTTACAAAAATTATCAAAAGACTTAGAATTATCTTTTTTAGATTTAGATGCTATAGATATGGACTATCATTTAACAAGTCAAGTACCACTAGCTCAACTTAAAAGATATCTCTCTTTACCAATTTCTCAAGATGACATGTATGTTACAATAGCTTTTAGTGATCCACTTAATATTGAAGCTCAAGAAGCAATACAAAGACTCTTTCCAAGAAAGATTGTAAAAATAGCTACAGCTTCTAAAAAGCAAATACAATCATACCTATTTAAAGTAGAGCTAAAAGATAGTGTAAAAGGTTTAGTAAAAAAAATACGTGATGAATTAAACTCAATTAACTCTATAGAAGAACAACAAGAGGCTTCATCAATTCTGCTACTTATAGATGTTATTTTGAAAGCTTGTATTAGAGGTAGAGCTAGTGATATTCATATAGAGCCAACAGAGAAAAACTGTGTTGTTCGTGCTCGAGTTGATGGAAAATTAGCTGAAATATTCATTTTTGAAAAAGACATATATCCTCCTCTAGCCTCAAGACTTAAACTATTAGCAAATCTTGATATTGCAGAAAAGAGAAAGCCACAGGATGGTAGATTTTCTACTGCAGTTGGTACAAGAGAATTTGATTTTCGTATATCAACACTTCCTATCCTGTATGGTGAATCTATTGTTATGCGTATACTTGACAAAGAAAAAGCACTTGTAAAACTTGAAGATGCTGGTATGGATACGCTTAGCTACAACAAACTTTTAAAAGGTCTTAAAGAACCTTTTGGGATTATACTTGTAACTGGACCTACAGGAAGTGGTAAAACAACAACTCTATATGGTGCACTTAATGAACTTAGAAATGTTGAAGATAAAGTTATTACCGTTGAAGACCCTGTTGAGTATAGAATGAATCTAATTCAGCAGGTTCAAGTTAACCAAAAAGTTGGTCTAAGTTTTGCGGATGCACTTCGTTCAATTCTTAGACAAGATCCAGATAAAATTATGATTGGTGAAATTCGTGATCAAGAAACACTGGAAATTGCCATTAAAGCAGCTTTAACTGGTCATATGGTTATATCCACACTGCATACCAATGATTCCATAAGTGCTATTCCACGTATGGTTGACATGGGAATAGAAAACTATCTTATCAGTGGTGCATTAGTAGCTATACAAGCGCAAAGACTAGTTAGAAAGATTTGTTCTAAATGTAAAGCAGTTGAAAAAGTTCCAGCTTCCATATTAGAGGAATTAGAAAAATTTATTCCAGAAAATGCAATATTCTATCATGGTCAAGGATGTAAAGAGTGCAATGACACTGGGTACATGGGTAGAGAAATGATTTGTGAAGTCTTAAATGTAACGGAAGAATTATCATCTCTTATTGCAAAAGGTGCACCAAAAGATGCTATGCTATCTCAAGCTATAAAAGATGGGTTTGTAGGAATATTTGAAAATGGCATTCAAAAAGCTTTGGATGGAGTAACTAGTATTGAAGAAGTATTAAGGGTGGCTAAGGGATGA
- a CDS encoding ATP-binding protein, whose amino-acid sequence MKNSIFENSKNVFLDSVNARDYIQLDRVSTIYQSLKDSVKKPLKMILLYGKPGTGKSMFLTKLYHDLSSSQKVFIYQTPILDESEFFKSLARDLFEVKYQGELNFTQFMLIVNQNLKEDSQVPLVLLDEAQLYSSVQMEKIRLLSDTRTVKFVITLHKTEKEDLIAKEHFQTRIWETIELENASSSELKIYIQKKLMKANCFDSANMFSQKPVNLIFKLTKGNYRDTNKLLYTLFDIYSWYYENNPSNIKTDVISKKIVEMSAIQTGLINA is encoded by the coding sequence ATGAAAAATAGCATCTTTGAAAACTCTAAAAATGTTTTTCTAGACAGTGTAAACGCAAGAGATTACATTCAACTAGATCGTGTATCAACTATTTATCAATCTTTAAAGGACTCTGTAAAAAAACCTTTAAAGATGATACTTCTTTATGGAAAGCCTGGAACTGGCAAAAGTATGTTTTTAACAAAACTTTATCATGACCTATCTTCTTCTCAAAAAGTATTTATATATCAAACTCCAATATTAGATGAAAGTGAATTTTTTAAATCACTCGCTCGAGATTTATTTGAAGTAAAATACCAAGGAGAACTAAATTTCACTCAATTTATGCTTATTGTAAATCAAAATCTCAAAGAAGATTCTCAAGTTCCATTAGTATTATTAGATGAAGCACAACTATATTCTAGTGTTCAAATGGAAAAGATTAGGCTCTTATCAGATACAAGAACTGTAAAGTTTGTCATTACACTGCACAAAACAGAAAAAGAAGACTTAATTGCCAAAGAGCACTTCCAAACAAGAATTTGGGAAACCATTGAACTTGAAAATGCTTCAAGTAGTGAACTAAAAATTTATATACAAAAGAAACTAATGAAAGCAAATTGTTTTGATAGTGCTAATATGTTCTCTCAAAAACCAGTTAATCTAATATTTAAATTAACAAAAGGCAATTACAGAGATACTAATAAATTACTATATACACTCTTTGATATATATTCTTGGTATTATGAAAATAATCCATCTAATATCAAAACAGATGTAATATCTAAAAAAATTGTAGAGATGTCAGCTATACAAACAGGTCTAATAAATGCTTAA